The genomic DNA GTTAAATGttgatatttatattaatattttattaataaatataatctcACGGTCCcgtctcagccaatcagagctaAAGCTTCAGTATAACCCAAaactagaaataataataataataatattaataataataataataatattaataataataatattaataatattaataataataataacaacaataataatattaataataataattataataatcataataatattaataataaaattcatagtaataataattacaatattgattataatattaatgttaatatccataataataataataacaataataatattaataataatattaataataataataatagtaataataatattcatagtaataataataataataacaatattaataacaatattaataatattaataataataataacattaataataataacattaataataatattaataataataataataatattgataataatattaataataataataataataatattaataataataataatattgataataataataataataataataataatagtaataataataataataataatattaataataataataataatattaataacaatattaataataataataacaatattaataataatattaataataataatattaataataatattaataatattaataataataataataataataataatattgataataataataacaatattaataataataataaggttaAATAAGTTCTGAAGAGCCCCAGATTTTCTAACAAcccataaaaaaagaaactcaAACTAAAGACtctttaaaaaatgcaatttgtatTAAAAGTCTTAAAGAGAACAGCTGATAAAGAGCCGCTCTGCACTCGAACATACAATCGGATTAGAATTTCAATAGTACATCACATTCACTGttaaaaaatcaaatcaaaatcagaacataaaaacaataaaaacaataaaaacaataaaagtggTGATTTCACTGGTCTAAACACGTCTGATTCGGAGTCCTGGAGCTTCAGTACCTGTTAGACTAAACCAAACCCGACCAGTTTCAACAAAACAAAGGGGAAATAAACTCAGGtacgcccccccccccaaaaacatacaaacaaacaaagtaaataaagactagtgtgtgtgtgtgtgtgtgtgtgtgtgtgtaagtactGTATGAACTGCCGTTAAACTTCCTTCTCTGGTTGGTTGGCACTAAAAATGGAAGGCACTCGATGCACCGCGTCATCATGACGTCCCTACACGACCACGCTGAGGTCCTCACACGTTCAGAAGAGAGAAGATAAGTGGCGCCCCGGGTCTGTCACGTGCTTTTGGGTCAAGCGGCGCCGTTCTGACGTTGAGAAAGAGAAAGATTTTGATAGAATCCAGAATCTGATCAGTGGGATCCTCAGAGCAGGAACGTAATCCACGCGTGCGATACACTCCGTTATCCTCGCGAGACCCTGCGTCCACCTCAACGTCCACCTGTGGGTCCGGTGAACGCGTCCGAAACGTGCCGCAGCCGAGATCTACGACGTCTGCAACCTTTCAAAAACCGCTCCCATGAACTCCAAGACGCCGCGTTACGAATAAACTCCCGATACCGGAGGTGGTGCCCAGGGGGCGACGTTACGTTACCGTCCGTGCCGTTCAGAAACCACCTCTAGTTCtaaaaccaataataataataataataataataataagtcgtATCTCTCGGCACCGGGGACGTGATCCGTACAAAAACAACAGCCCCGAGTGCCTCAATCCCAGAACGTTCAAGTATTCTGTGGTTGTAAACGCTGCTGCTCATTCTGCTCGTTACGTTTCACGCGTGTGCAAGACAAAATAGGACACTTTAAAATACTGATGACGTAAAAACACCAGAGCGGGATTAGATATGTCTGATTCTTATCGTTTGGCTAGTAAACATCGTTCCTAGTTCTAGATTCTAGTCTGGGTGGAGCAGGGGTGCCGAAAATCATCAGGGACATGAAGGAATATTATCTGGGATGGAGGCCGACCAGGCCGGCGGGGGCCGGAAGCGTTCACGGTGCCCTCATGGTAAAGCAGAAGTGCCATGATGTGAgggtggaggggggggggcgATTACAGGGCCAAAGAGCAAACGCCGAGGGGTCCGTGGGGAACCAAAATCATCAAGAGGAACGAGGATCGTCCTGGAACCGGCGCCCGAACCGGCAGAATGGAAAGTTATAGGATTATTGCTCAACCTGCTGGACGCTCCAAGGGCCCGAAGTACCAGGACGCGGGTACCAAGGAGCGCCCCACAGAACCCGAAAACGACAAACCGTGACGTGTTTGAATATTGACGGCCCCGAAGTTGCACCAGCACCCCTGCGCCCACACACTGAATATAACCGTCGCTCCTATGAGGGCCCCTGGATGCCATTCGTCTGGGGTGAGGGCCCCGAACACGAGGCACCCGTGCAGCCGGCGTACGTTACGTATTCTGAGGCATCGAGACGCCCAAGAGTCTTCGTGTGGATCCTGGGTGTTTTCTTGGTCGTTTAGGGGCCGACGCAGGATACGGAGCCCGGCTCGTTCCTGTTATGGCGTAAAACGGGGCCCGAGGGGGACCCACAGAGACGGTGAGCGCTGGAACTCGGCGTCACGATCCACAGGAAGCTTCGATGGTTGGAGGCGGGTGCCGACTCGGGGCCGATGCCGGATTTGAAGGGTCTGGACGATGAGATCTGTGGGTTTACAGGATGGCGCAGGAGGAGCAGCAGGGCTCGTCCCCGCCGGGCGTCGCCGCGTAGTTCATCTGCCGGACGATCTCGGCGAACAGCTCGTCCACCGAGCCCTTGTTCTTGGCCGAGGTCTCCAAGAAGGGGCAGTTCCACTCGTCGGCCAGGGCTTTACCCTCGCCCGACGAGACCTCCCGCTCGCCCTCCAGGTCCACCTTGTTCCCCACCAGGATCATGGGCACGCGCTCGTAGCGCTTGACCCGGATGATCTGGTCCCTCATGGGTTTGATGTCCTGGAAGCTCTGCTGGTTGACCAGGCTGTAGACCAGGATGAAGCCCTGGCCGTTCTTGATGTACAGGTCCCTCATGGAGGCGAACTGCTCGGTGCCGGCCGTGTCCAGGATCTCCAGCACCGACGGAGACGAGTCCACCTCGATCTCCTTGCGGTAGAAGTCCTCGATGGTAGGGTCGTACTTCTCGATGAAGGAGCCGGTGACGAACTGGACGGTCAGGGCGGATTTCCCCACACCGCCCGAGCCCAGTACCACCACCTTATACTCTCTCATGTTCTCCTAATGTCTCTCTcccctcactctctctctctctctctccttcctCCTCCACCCTGCTGGCGCTTTTCCTTCAGCTCCTCCACCCGCTCCTCCGTCCTTCCGTCCCGCGGTTATACCCACCCGAACCGGATCGGGGCGGTGGCGCAGAGCGAGCCGTGTGTCCGGTAATCCGGTGGGTGCATCAGAAAGCCGTCATGATCCGCCGCTCCGCTCCGAAAACCTAACAACACTGAgcgcgtctctctctctctctctctctctctctctcacacacactctctctcttttgaGAGGAACTGATCAGCAGGGCGCGTACTCACCGCGGGTGCGTCTCAAATCGATGTCTCCACCGTACACTCGCACACTCGCTTGttgtttagcagacgcttttatccaaagcgacttacagtactgtgacagtatacagtggtggggcttgaaccagcgacctttcgattactagtctagtaccctaACTACTAAGATACAACTATAACACAGGAAACTAATATTtatttgtgatgttttacactttggttccatcatgacaggacgggtcgtTCCtgctcacacaagattcatcagttcaggtttaatatcaaacacagtcatgaactattTTATATCTccggttcacctcacttacacgcctctgtactgtgggaggaaatatTCTAGATGTGTCATGTTCTGTCTGGtcgactttattttatttattaataaacatccattcctgcatttcagacctgcaacacgttccaacaaaagttgggacgggggcaattcagggctaataatgaggtaaaaataataataataataataataataataataatgcaattcaataaggtgattgtaatcatgatttgaaacaaaaacagtaataataataataatattaataatttaaaagattcatcagttgaaaaccggaaaccggcgctcccggagaaaacccacacagacacggggagaacatgcaaattccacaaagaaaggaccggAGTTATGtgctccgcctggggatcgaacccaggaccttcttgctgtggggcgacagcAAGAAACGAATATGAACGTGACACTTTTAAAGATATGATGAGATTCCCTTTTATTATCCAACAGAAGGGAAGAGTatagaaatataaaacatatatgtGTACAGAAATATACAACAGAAGTgtaaaaactaattttaacaaaTACTTTTCCTGCAATATTTAGAGATGTTTAACCAATCAATCAACACtaagattatttattaacatggatgtgtacagtatagtacagaattctaaaaaacatagcaataATAGAAATacgaaacaacaacaacaacaaataataacaataaaaagaaactttTATTGTAAGTTGTTGGTAGGGCGTGGGGAAGTATCTGGAGTGGATCGGTTATTATCTGCTAAATTTAATATCTGCACATCAAACCATGCAgctatttttagtttttatcaGGTATTTATAGTTAAATGTAGATAAAAGATAACCATGTAATAAAAGTTACAgaagttttatttttgtgtgttgattgtTTAGCCACcattttgtcctggtcagggtcactgtgggtgcAGCTTCCACAGAAACAATGGGCACAGAGTGCTAGCAAACCCTGGCACAGaccaatcatgcctgtatgtTCAAACccagtgtatatacatactgtcatatcaatgttttattaatgttttatattttttatatgtttatctTATTTTGTGTTGTAGATTTGTGTTGTTTTCTATTATCTTATGTAGATGCCcatctggctgatagcaccgcagcataatatatatgtgtatatgtgttggcAGAACTAAAGTATTACTTATATGCGATTAGAAAGTAAACATTGTTATTAAAACAGTTGTCATTAACTAAATAAACTAATCAATATTTTTTAGCTAAATGATAAACTGAATGTTTTGATTCACCctcatacacttaaactttagcTGGATTTAATGCtgttaaaatttaaaaacaataacatttcGAGCTAAGAGAACATGCTACAGTGACCTGACTGTGTGTAGTGAACTGTACGATTCAATTTAAGACGCACCCTGAACTGCTCACTTCCTGCCCCTCCCCCTCCTGagagcagtgagtgtagagattTAAAGCGACAGCGCCGTAATTCCTCACCACGCCTCGTTCTGCTCAAGTTTACTTCATCACTTTATTGTGAAATAATCTCACAAAAACaccttatataactaaacatgTATAATTAATATCGTGTATTATGGAGCGAAAAGGTTATATATTaggttatatacagtataacactATGTTGTACTGTATTAGAACTTAATATGATCGACAACAAGATCAAAACACAATCCAGTCGTTTTAAAACATCACAGATTATATAGTCGTTCATTAAAATCACtgaaatgtgtcacaacaccaAACTTTCACTGCATTTCACCCAGAAATTAGCAAACAAGACCTGATCCCTGCATTATAAACCTTCATTaagagcaaaataaataaaaataaggtgCTTGTGTTGTAAATAACTGCTTTAATTGGAtataaatgaattactaatatgtgttttattaaagtagactACTGAAGTATAAAGAATGTTTTGGTCTGTGTGTTATTGATCTAATCTTGGTTGCTCATTGCTCCTCATTGTACATTCAACATTTTAAATAGCACCAAATTTAACAGTTAATTGATAATTAAACGAAATTTGTTGAAAGGAACCGTCTGTGCATCTCCTCAGTTTGTGGCAGGGTTTAGATCTGgacaaatatattaaataatatgaaGTATTTGAGtgtcccaggaccacagtggtcttaatagttttaaaatgtaagaTTGAAGAACCTCAGCAAAACCTTAAACTTCACTAGAACTGACCATCTGACCAAATTCAGCATTTGGGAAAGTAGGGGATTGATCATagaggtaagaaagaacccatCGGTCACCGCAAAAGAGCTTTAGAGGTTCTGTGTGAGCTGGAAGAACCTACAGCCTCCATTAATCATGAAAGGTTTGTGGCAGAGTGGCAAGACTGAAGCCACCGTTTCGTAAAAAGCACATGACAACATGTaaagaaatgagaaaataatatagtaataatatatcTTATGGTTGAATGAGAGAAAATTTAACTTTGGGCAAAAAAGAAGCACAATGTCTGGTGAAATACAGTCACAGCTCCTGGTGAAGGCCATCCTTATTGTAAAAtacggtggtggtagtatcatggatGACATTTTCTTGTTCAAaccaacttacagttgtgactgatacaattcaagcaactgaaggttataagggccttgctcaggggcccaacagtagcaacagtggtaggacttgaaccagcaactttctgattacttcaACACAGCCGAAACAACACTGGCTTTGGGTCTCTGAATCCGTCTCTCACATACATACAGTTGGATGTAAACCATGTTTTTACTCATTTGTTTATCTTCAGTAATTATTAGTGTCGGGTGGGTTTGGCTCTTATCTTGGGCACACTGGGTGCACAATGGAGGCAAGATGGGACCACACCCTGTAAAGATCAGGGTGCCGACCACAAATTTAGGACCGAATTTGGTGTCAAGTGTTACCACATAATATGAGACCTCTCTAGGATGTTTGTGTAAGGCTGTATGTATGAAACCAAACATATCTTAACATATTAACTACACGTAATGTCAGGAAACAAACTGTGGACTGGGATTTAGATCCTCTCTCGTAGGAATACACAAtaagtatgtagacgcctgagcatgaacatgagcttgttggacgtctcattccaaaaccacaggcattaatatggagtccaCCCACCCAACATCGTAAAAATAACAGCCTACGATCTTTTGAACGGCTTTCCACAAGACTTTAGAATGTGactttgggaatttgtggccatcTAGTCAGACTTGCCTCACaatcgatgttccagttcatcctaaaGGTGTCTGTGAAGGTGAAGGTCTGTGTTTCTTTAGACCTGAACTTTGGTAATTAGAGTAAGTTTTAGCAAcagaatatttgcaaaaattcataaacatttataaaataagcATGTATGGACATAAGTCCAGAAAACTATGCACAGGTCCTCCAGGGGAAGAACCAGCACTGATAAAAGTTCCATCCTGCAGCTTTAAAGACCCAGTGAAGCTCGTATCTGTGTATAAAACCGCTCAGAAATGGTAGAAGAAATGAATAACAGCTGAGTGAGGTCAGCAGCGAACTGTTCAGCACGTTGCACTCCAGGCATTCGAGATCTGAACCCTCGGGCAGGGTGTGTCCGCTCAAGTATGGCGAAATCATACCAAGCATACTTGAACCGAGCGCTCCTCCAGCCTGCTGTTTCTCATGTGTGTTTCAGAACAGAAAGCTTTTGTATGACTCTGGACGTTTCGGGTCAGTTCTGGGGTCAGTGGCGTCACCGCGTCACCGCTCATGATGTTGTAATGTGGTGACTAACATACAGGACCGGTCTGGATTCCATAATCAGTCCTGATCTTGTTCATGTGTGTGATGTACAGGAAGTGGAAGTGACTCAGCTCTGAATCACAGCGCGGTGCTATTTTTACCACGTTTGTCTTCATCACACCTCGTGAGACGGGTTTTCGATTGACCAATTAATCCATCACTGACGGGAATATCTGACGCTGTGACGATAAATGACAACAATCATTTATATTACCTgtcattttatatatactttatttatctcaTTTAATTTACATGTGATATATTACTCAGTACACTTTTATTCCATGTTGTTACTGATATTATATAAAGATCTGAAGATCATctgtattaatgtaaatgtaaatgtattaatactGTCCATAACTGAAAATGACCTGAAACAGTCGTCTGTTTGTCAGGGCTGAGAAGAAACTCAAACTGTTACTCTGAGCTGAAATGAAATCTGTCTGGATGGTCATGAGTAACACTGCCCACGTACAGACACCACTTTACACCGCTTTACACCACTTTACACCACTTTACACAGCTTTACACTGCTGTACATTGATTTACACTACACCACTTTACATGGCTTTACGCTGCTTTACAATGCTTTACACAACTTTGCACCATTTTACATTCATTGCTTTACACTGCTTTATGCTGATTTGCACCTTTTTACACTATTTCAGAGTGCTTTATATGGCTTAACACTTACACCGTTTTACActgctttacattttacattacatttaaaccaCTTTTTGCTTCGTTACACTGCTTTACATGGCTTTATGCTGCTTTATACCATTTAACACAGCTTTGCACTGTTTTACCctgctttacaccactttaaaacattttacactgcttaatatatatttacacagcTTTACATGGCCTCACCCAGCTTTACGCTGCTTTCCACCACTTTCcaccattttacatttattgctTTACGTAGCTTTACGCTTCTTTACATCTTTTTACACTATTTTGGAGTGCTTTATATGGCTTAACCCTTCTTTACACCGTTTTACACAGCTTTTACACCACTTTACTACACTTTCttgctgtcccaactcttttagAACTGCGATTGTCATATGAGACCTTAGACGACGGAACTTCCATACTCAGTCCAGAACAATAAAAAGAGAGTCACATGTCAGATTCACTCGCTGTACACAGGGCGGgcgggtaggtaggtaggtaggtggattgGCCAGCATGTGCTTCTTCTTTGAATAATCATGTTGAAGTAACTGGACCTCTCTGTAAACAAGACGATCCTTTTCCTTTGGCCAACTAAACAAATCCTATTAGCAGAGGAACGTAAGAATCTGATCTCACCGTCATCATAACCCAGGTCTCCATAAACCCCCCCTCAGTCTCCCCCCACCCCCCATTTAAAGCAGTTGCTCTTATCTGATTGATTTTACTCTCTGTTGTGGATTCGGAGCTTCAGTCTGAAATGTGTTGGTGGTGATTTTTACACCTTCAGACAAACCAAATGTTCCTCCTATAGGAACGCTGTAAGCTATTGTGACCATTTAACACCCTAAACTAACGagatttctctgtgtgtgtctgtgtggggacTGTAGACGATGTTCTGATACCTACGAACATTTAAAGATATTTATGGATTATCAAGAATGTTTATTAAAAGGATCTGATTAACGTTAACACTACGTTAactatattacatttacatttgcagcatttagtggatgcttttacccaaagcaacTTACCATTATGACTGATACAGTTTGATacagaggattaagggccttactcaggggcccaacactggcagcttGGCAGTAGTGGGAGTTTAATGGATGTTAAATTTGGTAGCGATCATGATCAAGTTCTCAGGGACAGAAAGATTAAACattattcattcagtgtctgttttaccagcgatttctcctggtcagggtcacggtgggtccgataaattgggtgaaaggcaggaaacaccccagacaggttgccacacacacacacacacacactttgtactgcttctagtagctccagttgttctgactgcacgtctctggaatgtgagaggaaacccacacagacatggggagaacatgcaaactccacacagaaagggaacCGAACCCAGCACCTTTCTGCTCTGGAATGTTTGTCCTTACAAATAAGCATTTTACAGCATTAAATTCTAAACGTGTTTTGATT from Trichomycterus rosablanca isolate fTriRos1 chromosome 11, fTriRos1.hap1, whole genome shotgun sequence includes the following:
- the LOC134322911 gene encoding ras-related protein Rap-2b: MREYKVVVLGSGGVGKSALTVQFVTGSFIEKYDPTIEDFYRKEIEVDSSPSVLEILDTAGTEQFASMRDLYIKNGQGFILVYSLVNQQSFQDIKPMRDQIIRVKRYERVPMILVGNKVDLEGEREVSSGEGKALADEWNCPFLETSAKNKGSVDELFAEIVRQMNYAATPGGDEPCCSSCAIL